Proteins from one Cryptomeria japonica chromosome 4, Sugi_1.0, whole genome shotgun sequence genomic window:
- the LOC131079831 gene encoding probable disease resistance protein At4g33300: MALINLIDSSEMVDDSAYCVPGESQFYVGLDKCIGDLRGLLSKSDVSVIGLQCMGGGGKTTLASALLNDPQIKGHFCDNVFFITVSQSPNLKEILETMWEKIAGRKSPEFQNIKDAQMKLQQLISSQSKPTLVILDDVWSRTNLENLLFEAPGYKTLVTTRDNSTIPTTPTTQLYLLPLLCPEDALSLFCFWAFGQTSIPSTVNANIVKEVQTQCGGLPLAIKVIGSSLHGEPHEVWERAKDKICKGESISDYHKNGLIRLLEISIDSLDDVAKECFLDLALFPDDRKICAHALLDIWIYVRMLQWHDALSILSDLANRNLLNLSSTPRKRVAISHGNASELYFSQHSVIRELALHLGCRDGVVHRKRFLMDRKEHSLSEKWEFLNHKACDAQVLSINTGAMEANHWFEVNLPHTEALLLFFSSSEYFLPPFLKSMMNLKFVMVLNYGTKRATVQGLDVLSSLTQLKSVRLERLIASPVHKQSNEPSNLEKVSLSLCEGFEYAFTFYRIKLRNFNIDHSSNLEEVPLSFCYMPSIKMWSISNCHLVQKLPYDLGNMSSLRMLRLSALPGVKELPPSIGNLRLLECLDISLCEGLRGLPEEIGQLKKLSEFDMRECSRLKRLPRAVCDLSSLKLVICDEKIGKQWLRAKNISIPELTVEIVEAQFSLDWLDD; encoded by the exons ATGGCTTTGATTAATCTTATCGATAGTTCTGAAATGGTAGACGATTCTGCATACTGTGTTCCCGGAGAATCTCAATTCTACGTAGGACTGGACAAATGTATTGGAGATTTGAGGGGACTGTTGTCCAAGAGCGACGTGTCGGTTATTGGGTTGCAATGCATGGGAGGTGGAGGAAAGACAACTCTGGCTTCGGCTCTCTTGAATGATCCTCAAATTAAAG GACACTTCTGCGATAATGTTTTTTTCATTACCGTGTCACAATCCCCAAACCTGAAGGAGATTTTAGAGACTATGTGGGAGAAGATTGCTGGAAGGAAAAGCCCAGAATTTCAGAATATCAAAGATGCACAGATGAAGCTCCAACAATTGATTTCGAGTCAATCCAAACCAACTCTGGTGATTTTGGATGATGTATGGTCTAGAACAAATTTGGAAAATTTATTATTTGAAGCACCAGGATACAAAACTCTTGTAACCACCAGAGACAATTCCACTATTCCAACAACCCCGACTACCCAGCTGTATCTGTTGCCATTGTTGTGCCCAGAGGATGCGCTGTCACTTTTCTGTTTCTGGGCTTTTGGACAGACATCAATCCCCAGCACTGTAAATGCGAATATAGTAAAGGAG GTGCAAACACAATGTGGCGGCTTACCACTTGCTATAAAGGTGATTGGAAGCTCTTTGCATGGGGAACCGCATGAGGTTTGGGAGAGGGCAAAGGACAAGATTTGTAAAGGAGAATCAATATCAGATTATCACAAAAATGGGCTAATTAGATTGTTGGAGATCAGTATCGATTCCTTAGATGATGTAGCCAAAGAATGCTTCTTAGACTTAGCTTTATTTCCAGATGACAGAAAAATCTGTGCTCATGCACTATTGGACATATGGATTTATGTTCGGATGTTGCAGTGGCATGACGCTTTGTCCATCTTATCAGATCTTGCGAACAGAAACCTGTTGAATTTGTCTAGCACACCAAG GAAAAGAGTAGCAATCTCACATGGAAATGCATCGGAGCTGTACTTTTCTCAGCATAGTGTAATACGTGAATTGGCCCTCCATTTGGGGTGCCGAGACGGTGTAGTCCACAGGAAGAGGTTTCTGATGGATAGGAAGGAGCATAGTCTGTCAGAAAAATGGGAGTTCCTTAATCATAAAGCATGTGATGCTCAAGTGCTCTCCATTAACACAG GCGCTATGGAGGCAAATCATTGGTTTGAGGTGAATTTACCTCACACAGAGGCTCTGTTGTTATTCTTTTCTTCAAGTGAGTACTTTCTTCCCCCATTTCTGAAGTCCATGATGAATCTAAAATTTGTCATGGTATTGAATTATGGGACAAAGAGGGCAACTGTACAAGGTCTAGATGTCTTATCTtcactcactcaactcaaaagtgtCCGTTTGGAGAGGTTGATTGCATCCCCTGTTCATAAACAAAGCAATGAACCATCAAActtagagaaggtatctctaagcTTATGCGAGGGATTTGAATATGCATTCACATTCTATCGTATCAAGCTGCGGAATTTTAACATTGATCACTCCAGCAACTTGGAGGAGGTGCCTCTTAGTTTCTGTTATATGCCTTCTATTAAGATGTGGTCTATTAGCAACTGCCACCTGGTTCAGAAGTTACCTTATGACCTTGGGAATATGAGCTCTCTCAGAATGCTAAGGTTATCAGCTTTACCAGGCGTCAAAGAACTTCCACCATCAATTGGAAATCTTCGGCTGTTGGAATGTCTAGACATCTCACTCTGCGAGGGGCTCAGAGGACTTCCAGAGGAAATAGGGCAACTAAAGAagttgagtgagtttgatatgAGAGAATGTTCTCGTTTGAAGAGGTTACCAAGAGCTGTTTGTGATCTGAGTTCCCTCAAGCTGGTTATCTGTGATGAGAAGATTGGGAAGCAGTGGTTACGGGCCAAGAACATTTCGATTCCAGAGCTTACAGTCGAAATTGTAGAAGCACAGTTTAGTCTGGATTGGCTTGACGATTGA